In Electrophorus electricus isolate fEleEle1 chromosome 1, fEleEle1.pri, whole genome shotgun sequence, a single window of DNA contains:
- the ptger1a gene encoding prostaglandin E receptor 1a (subtype EP1): protein MELALHHSNTTAAVSNGPFSNLSQGQVTLAASINGTLGRLPLSGPIAAMFSMTLGILSNTVALLILVTSYAHLRRRSKATFLLFASSLVLTDFLGHVIPGAIVLKLYLSGGVPATHYARADALCQFLGGSMVFFGLCPLFLGCAMAAERCLGVTNPLLHTSLVSTTRTKLSLSLIWLAALCVALLPCFQLGSYSYQYPGTWCFIHVLEGTGAADVAFVLLFSGLGFLSLVVALLCNTISGLTLLLGRMRKQSCRRQSARSHDIEMVVQLVGIMVTSCICWSPLLIFGLMSVIHSYKGSIGGSLDKYRTLMVTGVRLASWNQILDPWVYILLRRAVLRKIYLITKRQANPTSNSMRLWEQSSVRTSINTV, encoded by the exons ATGGAGTTAGCCTTACACCACAGCAATACTACTGCTGCTGTGTCAAATGGCCCATTCTCCAATCTTAGCCAGGGGCAGGTGACTCTAGCTGCCAGTATCAATGGTACTTTGGGTAGACTGCCTCTGAGTGGGCCAATAGCTGCAATGTTCTCGATGACCCTGGGCATTCTGTCCAACACAGTAGCCCTGCTGATCCTGGTCACATCGTACGCTCACCTACGACGCCGTTCCAAGGCCACCTTCCTGCTCTTCGCCAGCTCCCTGGTTCTTACAGACTTCCTGGGTCATGTCATCCCTGGCGCAATTGTCCTCAAACTGTACCTGTCAGGAGGCGTGCCCGCTACGCACTATGCCAGGGCTGATGCACTGTGCCAGTTCCTGGGTGGCAGCATGGTGTTCTTCGGCCTCTGCCCACTCTTCCTCGGATGTGCTATGGCAGCGGAGAGGTGTCTGGGCGTGACAAACCCATTGCTCCACACCTCCCTGGTCAGCACCACACGGACTaaactctcactctccctcatcTGGCTGGCAGCACTGTGTGTGGCCCTGCTGCCCTGCTTCCAGCTAGGATCTTACAGCTATCAGTACCCTGGCACCTGGTGCTTCATCCACGTGCTGGAGGGCACAGGTGCAGCGGATGTGGCTTTTGTGCTGCTCTTCTCGGGGCTGGGGTTTCTCTCGCTGGTCGTGGCGCTGCTCTGTAACACCATCAGTGGGCTCACGCTGCTCCTAGGAAGGATGCGCAAGCAGTCTTGCAGACGTCAGTCTGCCAGGTCTCACGACATTGAGATGGTAGTGCAGCTTGTGGGCATCATGGTCACATCCTGTATCTGTTGGAGCCCTCTGCTG ATCTTTGGACTCATGTCTGTAATACACTCGTATAAGGGTTCTATTGGAGGCAGCCTGGACAAATACAGGACCCTGATGGTCACAGGCGTCCGCTTGGCCTCGTGGAACCAGATCCTCGACCCGTGGGTTTACATTCTGCTCCGCCGCGCTGTCCTCCGCAAGATCTACCTCATCACCAAGCGCCAGGCGAACCCTACTAGCAACAGCATGCGGCTGTGGGAGCAAAGCTCTGTGCGCACCTCCATTAACACGGTGTGA